TTCAGGCGCCATTACTCATTCTTACCAGAGTTTGGATTTGAGTTTGAAGGCGTGATTATTCATTGTCGCAGATCCGTCTGAAATTGTCTCGGAAAATTTTTATTAGATCAAGCAATTTTTTTTGCCTTTGTCACTTTCTGATTAAGTAATGCAATATTCAACACTTCTTGCATAGTACTCACGTAGTGAAACGAAAGGCCTTTCAGGTAACCGGCTTCAATGTCAGCCACATCTTTTTTGTTTTTGTCGCAGAGAATAATTTCTTTGATGTTAGCTCGTTTGGCGGCAAGAATTTTTTCTTTGATGCCACCCACCGGAAGTACCGAACCACGCAGCGTAATTTCACCTGTCATGGCAAGATATTTTTTTACTTTGCGTTGTGTGAAAGCGGATGCTATTGAGGTAAGCATAGTTATTCCTGCTGAGGGGCCATCTTTAGGTGTTGCTCCTTCAGGCACGTGGATGTGCACATCATATTTGTCAAATACCTCAGGATCCAAATCAAAATCTTCAGCATTTGCTTTCAGATATTGATGCGCAAGCACGGCAGATTCTTTCATCACATCACCCAAATTTCCGGTAAGGGTTAATTTTCCTTTTCCTTTGGACAAACTGGTTTCAATGTATAGAATATCACCACCAACTTGTGTCCATGCCAAACCGGTTACTACGCCCGCAAATTCATTACCTATGTATTTGTCTTTACTGTGGGCAGGTCCCAAAATTTTTTGCAAATCAGCAACAGCAATTCGTGCGGTGAATTTTTCATCCATGGCAATTTGTTTTGCACGATGACGCACCAATTTTGCTATGCGCTTCTCTAAGCCTCTAACACCTGATTCTGCAGTGTAATCTTCAATGATTTTTTCAATCAATTGATCACTTAAATTAATGTCTTTTGTTTTAATTCCATGTGCTTCTATTTGCTTTGGAAGCAAGTGTCTTTTTGCAATTTCAATTTTTTCTTCCACTGTGTATCCGTTAACTTCAATTATTTCCATGCGGTCGCGCAGTGGTCCTTGAATGCCTGATAAATTGTTTGCCGTTGCAATGAAGAGTACTTTAGAGAGATCATAATCTAATTCAACAAAATTGTCATTGAAGGCAAAATTTTGTTCCGGGTCAAGTACCTCAAGTAAAGCTGAAGAAGGATCTCCATGTGAGTCACGTCCTATTTTGTCAATTTCATCCAACACAAAAACCGGATTAGAAGTTCCTGATTTGCGAATGTTCTGTAATATTCTGCCCGGCATGGCACCAATATAAGTTCTGCGGTGACCTCTGATTTCAGCTTCATCATGCAAACCGCCTAAAGACATACGCACATATTTTCTACCCAATGCTTCAGCTACTGATTTTCCAAGAGATGTTTTACCAACTCCCGGAGGTCCGTAAAGACAAAGAATCGGTGATTTCATGTCTCCTTTTAATTTGAGCACGGCCAGGTACTCCAAAATTCTTTCTTTTACTTTTTCCAATCCGAAATGATCTCTGTTAAGCACAAACTCTGCATGTTTCAAATCAAAATTATCGGTTGAATAATCTTGCCAAGGCAATTCAAGGAGCATGTCAATATAATTCAACTGCACAGAAAATTCAGCACCCTGTGGATTCATCCGACTGAGTTTGGTAATTTCTTTTTTGAAAGCAGCCGCTACTTTTTCATTCCACTTTTTATTTGCCGCCCGTTTTTCAAATTCTTTTATTTCTGCTTCAACCGGATTTCCTCCCAATTCATCTTGAATGGTGCGCATTTGCTGATTCAAAAAATATTCTCGTTGCTGCCGGTCAATATCCATTTTTACTTTAGACTGAATTTCATTTTTCATGCTCAGCATTTTCAGCTCGTATGATAACAATTCAAGTACTGCTTCAATCCGTTTTGAAATATTATTGATCTCTAGTAAATTTTGTTTTTTATCTAATTCACTACCCAAATTGGATGCTATAAAATTTACAAGAAAGGTAGGACTTTCAATGTTTTTAATTGCAAATGTTGCTTCTGATGGAATATTAGGTGAATCTTTAATGATGCGAATAGCCATGTCTTTCATGGATGAAACCAACGCAACATTTTTGTCTGATTTCAAATCTAATTTCTCATCTTGTATTGCACTAACTTGAGCTTTGAAGTAAGGAACTTCTTGCACAAAATTCTGTACATTGAATCTGCGTTTACCCTGAATAATAATGGTTGTGCTGCCATCAGGCATTTTTAATTTTCTGATGATGCGCGCAACTGTACCCACTCGGTTTAAATCTTGAATGCCCGGATCTTCAATGGTACTTTTAACCTGAGCAATCACCCCAATGACACGTGTTGTTGAGAACGCATCTTCAATTAATTTAATGGACTTGTCTCTTCCAATGGTAATCGGAATCACCACACCGGGAAAAAGTACATTGTTGCGCAATGGCAGAATGGGCAGAATTTCAGGCACATCTTCTGCATTCATTTTGTTCTCTTCTTCTTCTGAGATCAAAGGAATGAATTCAGGTTCGTGATCTATCATGGTATGTAAGTCAATAAAGTCAGGTTCAAATAATTCAGACATAAATTCAGTTTTGCGGTCAGTTTGTCATTTTGCGTATGCGGTCAGTCAGCCTTTTTGCATAAAAATGATATCTTTTCAAGCGGGCTTCTTAATAGACAATCACTGTGCCATTTTATGCACGTGTTCCAGTATTTTTTTATCTGCATCAGAGAGATTGATACTTCTGCGCGCCATCATATTTTGTGCAATTTCAAAAGCTTTGTCTAATCTGAATTTCTCAGATTTTTCAGTGGCACCCCAGGTAAAAGAAGGAATGTATTTTGCCGGAAAACCTGCTCCAAAAATATTTGCACTAACGCCACACACGGTGCCGGTGTTCAGCATGGTGTTGATTCCGGTTTTACAATGGTCGCCCATAATCAATCCACAAAACGTAATTTCTGTTTGTTCTGATTTTTTCGTTTCGTATGAATAGATTTTCAGTTTCCCATAAGTATTCATCAGGTTGGATGAGTTGGTATCTGCACCAAAATTGCACCATTCTCCAATGTACGAATTACCAATAAATCCATCATGCCCTTTGTTAGAGTAGGCTTGAAAAATGCAGTTTGATATTTCACCTCCCACTTTGCATTCCTGACCAATGGTGGTGGGGCCATAAATTTTTGCGCCCATTTTAACGGTTGCATGCTCACCTAATGCAAATGGGCCGCGTATAATTGCACCTTCCATAATTTCTGCGTCTTTACCAATATAAACAGGACCGGTTTCAGCGTTGATGGTTGCAAATTTTAGTTTTGCCCCTTTTTCAATGAAGATATTTTTTCCAATTATTCGGTTAGTATTATCCGTTTTTGCTGATTTTCTGCCTTTGGTGAGTAAATGATAATCTAGCGCAATGGCTTGTTCATTTTTTTGAAACAAATCCCATGGGTGTTGAATGGCTAATAGATCTTTTTTTATTTTATGAATTTGCTTTGATGTCTTTGCGCTGTGGCTTGCAATCCATAGTTTATTTACAAATAATGATTCTCCTTTTTTAAGTGATTTAACCCAGCGCACCAGTTCTGTATCAGGTTTGATATTGCCGGCAATCAACAAATCGTATTTTATTATTGAAGGAAATTTTTCTTGCAGGTAAGGTTCAGTTTCATAACCCGGTTCATTTGATTTCAGATGTTTTAACCAAGATTGAGCCAAGGTTAAAATTCCAAATCGCAATTCGGCCACCGGTCTTGTCAGCGTTAAAGGCGCCAACCTGAGATGAAGTTGATTATCTGAAAAAACTATGCGCATACAAGTAGATGTGATGAATTCAAATGTAACCCAAAATAATCAGTCTTTGACCTGATTGGAATTGAAGCCTGAAAAATTTGATTTTTTGATGACTATGACAGATGATATGTAGGCGAAGGGTAAAAAAAAAGCCCCAACTAGTGAGGCTTTTAGTGAGCATTTGCATGCTTATTTCTTTTTCATGTTAGCACCGTAACGATTTTTGAACTTATCAATACGTCCTGCAGTGTCTACATATTGCATTTTTCCTGTAAAGAATGGGTGAGAAAGAGAACTGATATCCAATTTTACTACCGGATACTCATTGCCATCTTCCCATGCAATGGTTTCTTTAGTTGGTGCACAAGAACGTCCAAGCCAAGCTCCTTCATTGGTCATGTC
This genomic stretch from Crocinitomicaceae bacterium harbors:
- the lon gene encoding endopeptidase La, with translation MSELFEPDFIDLHTMIDHEPEFIPLISEEEENKMNAEDVPEILPILPLRNNVLFPGVVIPITIGRDKSIKLIEDAFSTTRVIGVIAQVKSTIEDPGIQDLNRVGTVARIIRKLKMPDGSTTIIIQGKRRFNVQNFVQEVPYFKAQVSAIQDEKLDLKSDKNVALVSSMKDMAIRIIKDSPNIPSEATFAIKNIESPTFLVNFIASNLGSELDKKQNLLEINNISKRIEAVLELLSYELKMLSMKNEIQSKVKMDIDRQQREYFLNQQMRTIQDELGGNPVEAEIKEFEKRAANKKWNEKVAAAFKKEITKLSRMNPQGAEFSVQLNYIDMLLELPWQDYSTDNFDLKHAEFVLNRDHFGLEKVKERILEYLAVLKLKGDMKSPILCLYGPPGVGKTSLGKSVAEALGRKYVRMSLGGLHDEAEIRGHRRTYIGAMPGRILQNIRKSGTSNPVFVLDEIDKIGRDSHGDPSSALLEVLDPEQNFAFNDNFVELDYDLSKVLFIATANNLSGIQGPLRDRMEIIEVNGYTVEEKIEIAKRHLLPKQIEAHGIKTKDINLSDQLIEKIIEDYTAESGVRGLEKRIAKLVRHRAKQIAMDEKFTARIAVADLQKILGPAHSKDKYIGNEFAGVVTGLAWTQVGGDILYIETSLSKGKGKLTLTGNLGDVMKESAVLAHQYLKANAEDFDLDPEVFDKYDVHIHVPEGATPKDGPSAGITMLTSIASAFTQRKVKKYLAMTGEITLRGSVLPVGGIKEKILAAKRANIKEIILCDKNKKDVADIEAGYLKGLSFHYVSTMQEVLNIALLNQKVTKAKKIA
- a CDS encoding GlmU family protein encodes the protein MRIVFSDNQLHLRLAPLTLTRPVAELRFGILTLAQSWLKHLKSNEPGYETEPYLQEKFPSIIKYDLLIAGNIKPDTELVRWVKSLKKGESLFVNKLWIASHSAKTSKQIHKIKKDLLAIQHPWDLFQKNEQAIALDYHLLTKGRKSAKTDNTNRIIGKNIFIEKGAKLKFATINAETGPVYIGKDAEIMEGAIIRGPFALGEHATVKMGAKIYGPTTIGQECKVGGEISNCIFQAYSNKGHDGFIGNSYIGEWCNFGADTNSSNLMNTYGKLKIYSYETKKSEQTEITFCGLIMGDHCKTGINTMLNTGTVCGVSANIFGAGFPAKYIPSFTWGATEKSEKFRLDKAFEIAQNMMARRSINLSDADKKILEHVHKMAQ
- a CDS encoding type B 50S ribosomal protein L31 encodes the protein MKKGIHPEEYRTVIFKDMTNEGAWLGRSCAPTKETIAWEDGNEYPVVKLDISSLSHPFFTGKMQYVDTAGRIDKFKNRYGANMKKK